A stretch of bacterium DNA encodes these proteins:
- a CDS encoding DUF4197 domain-containing protein — translation MQARMEAAGIDMNDILVAGAPLDGPTVATGLKQALEVGTQRTTTTLSRPGAFGNDPILRLRLPGELGRVAEVLRGVGFGAQVDALENSMNRAAEEAAAQAVPVFTGAITQMTIADAFQILNGPDDAATQYFRERTSEALRARFRPVATNAMREVGLYSIYTEIVARYDQIPFTKPPAVDLEGYVADQTLAALFTEIAKEEGRIREDPAARSTALLRRVFGAVGTPEARGPGAM, via the coding sequence ATGCAGGCCCGGATGGAGGCCGCCGGGATCGACATGAACGACATCCTCGTGGCCGGCGCGCCCCTCGACGGTCCGACGGTGGCGACCGGATTGAAGCAGGCGCTCGAGGTCGGGACCCAGCGGACGACGACGACGCTCTCGCGTCCGGGCGCGTTCGGGAACGATCCGATTCTGCGGCTGCGCCTGCCCGGCGAGCTCGGGCGGGTCGCCGAAGTGCTCCGGGGGGTCGGGTTCGGGGCGCAGGTCGATGCGCTCGAGAACTCGATGAACCGGGCGGCAGAAGAAGCGGCGGCGCAGGCGGTTCCGGTCTTCACCGGCGCGATCACCCAGATGACGATCGCCGATGCGTTCCAGATCCTGAACGGACCCGACGACGCGGCGACGCAGTATTTCCGGGAGCGGACGAGCGAGGCGCTTCGAGCGCGGTTTCGCCCGGTCGCCACGAACGCGATGCGAGAGGTCGGGCTCTACAGCATCTACACGGAGATCGTCGCGCGATACGACCAGATCCCCTTCACGAAGCCGCCGGCGGTCGATCTCGAGGGCTACGTCGCGGATCAGACCCTGGCAGCGCTCTTCACCGAGATCGCGAAGGAGGAGGGGCGGATCCGGGAAGATCCTGCCGCGCGATCGACGGCGCTGCTCCGTCGCGTCTTCGGCGCGGTCGGGACGCCGGAAGCGCGGGGGCCCGGCGCGATGTGA